The following proteins are encoded in a genomic region of Sorangiineae bacterium MSr12523:
- a CDS encoding lysophospholipase: MDPSKGYQSGYIQGEDSAKLFWQRWCPPEQMKGTVIIVHDLKDHGARYAELALGLLVPAKYGVYALDLRGHGQSDGERGYVDDFDRYVRDLDAFVRHVKKEEWATAAASTPFVLGHGTGGTIAAHYATTSPPIRGVAISGAWLRQNISALVLQGLRMADTPSREPAKATFYGLDLNDYSSDPAVVEQLRKDPLVQNGRLPARTALQMTKAINRLREKAKNISLPLLVLHGEGDRIAPIQGAKDVFDTAGSQSKLLRTYPGCAHDLWHEPEPNRARIRRDLVAWLNATA, encoded by the coding sequence ATGGATCCGTCCAAAGGCTATCAGAGCGGCTACATTCAGGGGGAGGACAGCGCGAAGCTATTTTGGCAGCGATGGTGCCCACCCGAGCAGATGAAGGGCACGGTCATCATCGTCCACGACCTGAAGGACCACGGAGCGCGTTACGCCGAACTTGCCTTGGGTCTTCTCGTTCCCGCGAAGTACGGCGTCTACGCGCTGGACCTGCGTGGCCATGGCCAATCGGACGGCGAGCGCGGATATGTGGACGATTTCGACAGATATGTTCGAGATCTCGATGCATTCGTGCGGCACGTCAAGAAGGAGGAATGGGCAACGGCGGCCGCGAGCACCCCGTTTGTGCTGGGCCACGGGACGGGCGGCACCATCGCCGCGCACTATGCGACCACGAGCCCCCCGATTCGCGGCGTCGCCATCAGCGGCGCGTGGCTGCGGCAGAACATCTCGGCGTTGGTCCTGCAAGGCCTTCGGATGGCGGACACCCCGTCTCGGGAGCCGGCCAAGGCCACCTTCTACGGTCTCGATCTGAACGATTACTCATCCGACCCAGCCGTCGTCGAACAGCTCCGCAAAGACCCTCTTGTTCAGAACGGGCGACTGCCCGCCCGGACGGCCCTTCAAATGACCAAGGCGATTAACCGTCTTCGGGAAAAGGCAAAGAACATCTCGTTGCCGCTGCTCGTTCTCCACGGGGAAGGCGACCGGATTGCCCCCATTCAAGGCGCTAAGGACGTTTTCGACACCGCCGGCTCCCAAAGCAAGCTGCTACGAACCTATCCCGGTTGCGCGCACGATCTGTGGCACGAGCCCGAACCAAACCGAGCACGGATCCGGAGGGACCTTGTCGCATGGCTGAATGCAACCGCGTAG
- a CDS encoding SDR family oxidoreductase, protein MKNSYVVLVSGASTGFGRLLVETLARRGHTVFASMRGIDGRNAAAASELSALASTERLAIRPIEMDVTDDASVNAAIEQVMTEAGRLDVVVNNAGGIAFGLLETFSEERVRGILELNLFGSMRVNRAALPILRAQGSGLLVQVTSAGGRYVVPFFGPYTIAKFAAEAMAETYRYELAREGIDSVVVEPGGYGTSLAKNAVRADDDARVQSYGRGKELLDLAARAMTAVASTGNPQEVADAITALIEAPAGTRRLRTVVGELAKPLLEPFNASAERIQADRLLALGLTEMLSLRLVP, encoded by the coding sequence ATGAAAAATTCCTATGTTGTGTTGGTTTCCGGGGCAAGCACGGGGTTTGGCCGACTACTTGTCGAAACGCTCGCGCGACGCGGCCACACTGTATTTGCGTCGATGCGGGGAATCGACGGTAGAAATGCAGCGGCCGCGTCGGAGCTCTCCGCACTTGCCTCAACGGAGCGCCTCGCCATTCGCCCCATCGAGATGGATGTGACCGACGACGCCTCGGTAAACGCCGCCATCGAGCAGGTCATGACCGAAGCGGGCCGGCTCGACGTCGTGGTGAACAACGCCGGGGGCATCGCATTCGGACTCCTCGAGACATTCAGTGAGGAACGAGTGCGCGGGATACTCGAGCTAAACCTTTTTGGTTCGATGCGGGTCAATCGAGCGGCACTTCCCATCCTGCGCGCTCAAGGATCAGGGTTGCTTGTGCAGGTCACGAGTGCCGGCGGGCGATACGTCGTGCCATTCTTTGGACCGTACACGATCGCGAAGTTCGCGGCCGAGGCCATGGCCGAAACGTATCGCTATGAATTGGCCCGGGAGGGCATCGACTCCGTCGTCGTCGAGCCGGGCGGCTATGGAACTTCCCTCGCGAAGAATGCGGTCCGCGCCGACGACGACGCACGCGTGCAGAGCTATGGGCGCGGAAAGGAGCTTCTCGACCTTGCCGCACGCGCCATGACGGCCGTGGCATCCACCGGCAACCCCCAGGAGGTCGCCGACGCGATCACTGCGCTTATTGAAGCACCCGCCGGCACGCGTCGCTTGCGAACCGTCGTGGGCGAATTGGCAAAGCCTTTGCTCGAGCCGTTTAACGCGTCGGCGGAGCGCATTCAGGCAGACCGCTTGCTCGCGCTCGGCTTGACGGAGATGTTGTCGCTACGACTCGTCCCATGA
- a CDS encoding alpha/beta hydrolase has product MLLVIWGLTACTQQDAFTETGTAHVTTSSEDAAVATLSGLGKAEIQHQSIRVGSNTFDTYVAGPDGGELVVLLHGFPSSVSEWAHQFVSLSLAGYRVAAWHQRGYSPGARPANVAEYAESALAQDVLDITRVLGGDRFHLVGHDWGAAVAWRTAAIAPERVATLTAISMPHPDAYRAALGDPTSCQAAAGSYIGRFILPGYEYVLLANNAHELRGLYDPLPPWQIDAHLRVVGTAAALGAALNWYRAAVLHPSPAVGPVRTPATAIWGRADRYVCGDGWGRTPPLVTGEYEFRVLPDAGHWLPETHAADVTSAIVARLHTVHTR; this is encoded by the coding sequence TTGTTACTGGTTATTTGGGGACTGACCGCGTGCACGCAGCAAGATGCGTTCACGGAGACGGGTACTGCGCACGTTACGACATCATCCGAGGATGCGGCGGTGGCGACGCTCTCGGGCCTCGGTAAAGCCGAAATTCAACACCAGAGCATCCGCGTGGGGTCGAATACCTTCGACACCTACGTCGCGGGACCCGACGGCGGCGAGTTGGTCGTCCTTCTTCATGGCTTTCCCTCGTCGGTCAGCGAGTGGGCCCATCAGTTCGTCTCCCTATCGCTCGCGGGATACCGCGTCGCCGCCTGGCACCAGCGAGGCTATTCTCCCGGTGCGCGCCCCGCGAACGTCGCGGAGTATGCGGAGAGCGCGCTCGCGCAGGACGTGCTCGACATCACCCGCGTTCTGGGGGGCGACCGGTTTCATCTTGTGGGACACGATTGGGGGGCGGCGGTTGCTTGGAGGACCGCCGCCATCGCCCCCGAGCGAGTCGCAACGCTCACGGCGATTTCGATGCCTCACCCCGATGCCTACCGCGCCGCGCTGGGTGATCCGACGTCGTGCCAGGCCGCCGCGGGTTCGTATATCGGTCGGTTCATTTTGCCGGGATACGAGTATGTGTTGCTCGCCAACAACGCGCATGAGCTGCGAGGGCTCTACGATCCGCTGCCGCCGTGGCAGATCGATGCTCACTTGCGCGTCGTCGGAACAGCGGCAGCCCTCGGTGCGGCGCTCAACTGGTATCGGGCGGCCGTTCTCCACCCGTCGCCCGCCGTTGGGCCCGTGCGAACCCCCGCCACTGCGATCTGGGGACGCGCGGATCGCTATGTCTGCGGCGACGGGTGGGGGCGTACACCGCCGCTGGTCACGGGGGAATACGAGTTTCGTGTCCTACCGGACGCGGGCCACTGGCTACCCGAAACGCATGCGGCCGACGTCACCTCGGCGATCGTGGCCCGCCTTCACACAGTACACACCCGGTAG
- a CDS encoding ankyrin repeat domain-containing protein, with product MSKHRTLFVELEEAVGRSDLVTVRRLLGEGASPMRPISSRGGGPPLLYLALDGPTEIVAELLRAGANPLERLPMSETVLYNTLRTTHRDRPKLAEFEMMRRHLGKSFDALRADPVLLTLAAGAGHIALVRELVSDGRNPDVALASAAVHGRQDVVAFLLDRGAEIDRHGSDRVTPVMAAAMRGHASLTHLLLARGANHALGHLDDSKWTLLHAAASGGLASVIAECLDRGDQVDALTKDDETPIRIAIRGGHTEAVRTLLERGAAVNPSAGKRSTLIGLAYMAKRESLIPILREYGARAPRRRAPGDKTAWGISSALRDPATTTALVVDRIPDDFPFERMPRLKRVKGRVSRWNPSLGRLPLLEKLHLPGGGIEAIGPEIGEFGRLRELLLQGNKLVDLPEDLGNCTALRVLSLHTNLLTALPESLRRLVNVTALHLSENRLKRFPESVTGLGKLTHLCVSRNLFRSLPESIGALRALRELLLSSLRLREIPASISDLRRLEVLDLSYNELGEFPRPLLDNPPPALTKLDLSGNPVRVVPSLESMTKLTKLVLDRTLISALPDLSGCTELTHLNLAGSGLRAIPASIGSLSKLCRLDVSDTPIDRLPESIHGLASLKYVNLNETRVPKSHVDALQESAPWVEIVWHAEDE from the coding sequence ATGAGCAAACATCGCACTTTGTTCGTCGAGCTCGAGGAAGCGGTAGGGCGGTCCGACCTTGTCACGGTGCGCAGGCTGTTGGGCGAGGGCGCGTCTCCGATGCGGCCCATTTCCTCGCGGGGCGGTGGGCCTCCACTGCTCTACCTCGCGCTGGACGGGCCGACGGAAATCGTCGCCGAGCTACTCCGCGCTGGAGCCAATCCCTTGGAGCGCCTTCCGATGTCGGAAACGGTGCTCTACAACACGCTGCGTACAACGCATCGCGACCGTCCAAAGTTGGCTGAGTTCGAAATGATGCGCCGGCACCTCGGAAAGAGCTTCGACGCGCTACGAGCGGATCCCGTGTTGTTGACCCTTGCGGCCGGCGCGGGCCACATCGCCTTGGTCCGAGAGCTCGTATCGGATGGTCGGAATCCGGATGTCGCTCTGGCCTCGGCCGCCGTGCACGGACGGCAGGACGTCGTGGCATTCCTTTTGGACCGCGGCGCGGAAATTGACCGCCATGGATCCGATCGCGTGACACCGGTCATGGCCGCCGCAATGCGGGGCCATGCAAGCCTCACGCATCTTCTTCTGGCGCGTGGTGCGAATCACGCTCTGGGTCATCTCGACGATTCGAAATGGACGCTCCTTCACGCCGCCGCTTCCGGCGGCCTAGCCAGCGTCATCGCCGAGTGCCTCGACCGCGGCGACCAGGTCGACGCGCTCACGAAGGATGACGAGACCCCGATCCGGATCGCCATTCGCGGAGGGCACACCGAGGCCGTGCGCACGTTGCTCGAGCGAGGTGCTGCCGTAAACCCTTCGGCCGGCAAACGCTCGACCCTCATCGGCCTCGCGTACATGGCGAAGCGCGAGTCGCTCATCCCGATCTTACGCGAATACGGCGCACGAGCCCCACGGCGACGCGCCCCCGGCGACAAGACCGCCTGGGGGATCTCCTCCGCCTTGCGAGACCCGGCGACCACGACCGCGCTGGTCGTGGACCGCATCCCTGACGATTTCCCGTTCGAGCGGATGCCTCGGTTGAAGAGGGTGAAGGGAAGGGTTTCGCGCTGGAATCCGAGCCTTGGGCGACTCCCCCTGCTCGAGAAACTTCACCTGCCAGGCGGAGGAATCGAAGCCATCGGCCCGGAGATCGGAGAATTCGGCCGGCTCCGGGAACTGCTCCTCCAAGGCAACAAACTCGTCGACCTACCCGAGGACTTGGGAAATTGCACGGCGCTCCGCGTGCTGTCTCTTCATACGAACCTCTTGACGGCACTCCCCGAGTCGTTGCGCCGATTGGTGAACGTCACGGCACTACATCTCTCCGAGAACCGCTTGAAGCGATTTCCGGAATCGGTCACCGGGCTCGGGAAGCTCACGCACCTCTGCGTGAGCCGCAACTTGTTTCGCTCGCTGCCCGAATCCATTGGAGCGCTACGAGCGCTGCGCGAGCTCCTCCTGAGCTCCCTCCGCCTACGCGAGATCCCTGCATCCATCTCTGACCTTCGGAGGCTCGAGGTGTTGGACCTGTCCTACAACGAACTCGGCGAGTTTCCACGGCCCCTTCTCGACAACCCGCCTCCAGCGCTGACGAAACTGGACCTATCCGGAAACCCCGTTCGGGTCGTCCCGTCGCTCGAATCGATGACGAAGCTCACCAAGCTTGTTCTCGACCGAACGTTGATCTCGGCGCTGCCCGATCTCTCGGGGTGCACCGAACTCACGCACCTGAACCTCGCGGGTTCCGGTCTGCGCGCCATCCCCGCGTCTATTGGAAGCCTATCGAAGCTCTGTCGGCTGGACGTGAGCGATACGCCCATCGACAGGCTTCCGGAATCGATCCACGGACTGGCGTCGCTCAAGTACGTAAATTTGAACGAGACCAGAGTGCCAAAATCGCATGTGGATGCGTTGCAGGAGAGTGCGCCGTGGGTGGAGATCGTTTGGCATGCTGAAGACGAATGA
- a CDS encoding sigma 54-interacting transcriptional regulator: MTSVLVAMDGDPGDRVVHVVESLGSPFRVTRIAPTRALPVLFRTSLVVVDSTMATERRETLARVYAAPVLVIGQDIDRSFHVAGLQRLISECVSPQEHKSDSELVAIDPPLRTALRVIAQVARSVSSVVITGPTGVGKELLARRLHERSGRSGPFVPINCAAIATGLAEAMLFGHVRGAFTGAISNAKGAFVEAAGGTLFLDEIGELAPLVQAKLLRAIDQRAIRAVGAHRDTAVDVRVVAATNRNLEEEVASGRFRADLYYRLDTFRIAVPALRQRPRDLVTLVDRFHRGHVRSSVVSLSKGARQLLELYPWPGNVRELRNVLERVMSLASPGAVSPAALIALAPELGSRASAPPDVTGKGDAKQSLAQVHAETEEHTIRSYLASGSGSRQQLAEELGIHRSTLWRKMKRITGLLRPIR, from the coding sequence ATGACATCGGTTCTCGTGGCCATGGACGGCGACCCCGGAGATCGCGTGGTCCACGTCGTCGAATCGCTCGGATCGCCATTTCGAGTCACTCGAATCGCTCCAACCCGCGCCCTACCCGTGCTGTTTCGCACCAGCCTTGTCGTCGTCGACAGCACCATGGCGACCGAACGCCGTGAGACCCTGGCCCGTGTTTATGCCGCTCCAGTTCTCGTGATCGGGCAGGACATCGATAGGTCATTTCACGTTGCCGGACTGCAGCGGTTAATCAGCGAGTGCGTATCGCCGCAAGAGCACAAGTCGGACAGTGAGCTCGTGGCCATCGATCCTCCGCTGCGAACCGCCCTGCGCGTGATTGCGCAGGTGGCGAGAAGTGTCAGTAGTGTGGTCATCACCGGCCCCACCGGCGTAGGAAAGGAGCTGCTCGCTCGCCGGCTGCACGAAAGGTCGGGGCGGTCAGGACCGTTCGTGCCGATCAATTGCGCCGCCATCGCAACCGGGCTCGCGGAGGCGATGCTCTTCGGACATGTCCGTGGTGCGTTCACGGGAGCCATCTCAAACGCAAAGGGCGCGTTTGTCGAAGCCGCGGGCGGCACACTCTTCCTCGATGAAATCGGCGAGCTTGCCCCTCTCGTCCAGGCGAAGCTGCTCCGGGCCATCGATCAGCGCGCGATCCGTGCGGTGGGCGCGCACAGGGACACGGCTGTCGACGTTCGTGTCGTGGCAGCGACTAACCGGAACCTCGAGGAAGAAGTGGCATCCGGGCGATTCCGCGCCGACCTGTACTATCGACTCGACACGTTTCGCATCGCAGTGCCGGCGCTGCGTCAACGGCCCCGCGATCTGGTCACCCTCGTCGATCGGTTTCACCGCGGCCACGTTCGCAGCTCGGTCGTCTCGCTGTCCAAGGGAGCACGTCAGTTGCTCGAGCTTTACCCGTGGCCAGGGAATGTTCGCGAACTCCGCAACGTGCTCGAGCGCGTCATGTCCCTCGCTTCCCCTGGAGCGGTTTCTCCTGCGGCGCTGATCGCCCTCGCCCCCGAACTTGGTAGTCGTGCATCGGCCCCCCCTGACGTGACCGGGAAGGGCGACGCGAAGCAGTCACTGGCCCAGGTTCACGCGGAGACGGAAGAACACACGATTCGTTCGTATCTCGCGTCAGGGTCGGGAAGTCGGCAACAGCTTGCTGAGGAGCTCGGCATTCATCGATCGACGTTGTGGCGAAAGATGAAGCGCATCACGGGGCTGCTACGGCCCATTCGTTGA
- a CDS encoding DUF418 domain-containing protein, whose product MIRGVALLGVLLMNIVDGFRLVPTYAPGVAAEEALSPAERLVDDILYIFVADKAMTMFSMLFGVGLAILLERADRQGQGVQLLLRRLLILFAFGLVHAVFLWEGDILMPYAVAGLGALFVIRLSPRLLLALALVLPAVYPLLLWRWPHLFPQGGPSASAHHRQALAVYAHGTYLEVVAFRVPNVFGVHAQFVLLRGFAQILGNFLLGIFLWRNGVLRRLESLGTWHVGLAVGGMVIGAGYAIFRVVLQPARPPSSMPIALVRLGWNMTLQLYAAGYGAALLRALQRPRARAWLIRTFAPVGRMAFSNYLAQSLLFTTAFYGYGAGLLGRVGIVGAVVLGIATYVVQVAASCLWLRRFQYGPCEWLWRALTYGWRPMVTAIRAPGRAS is encoded by the coding sequence GTGATCCGAGGGGTCGCCTTGTTGGGCGTGCTCCTCATGAACATCGTGGACGGGTTTCGTCTCGTACCCACCTACGCACCGGGCGTTGCCGCCGAAGAAGCGCTCTCGCCCGCGGAGCGCTTGGTGGACGACATCCTCTATATCTTCGTTGCCGATAAAGCCATGACGATGTTCTCCATGCTCTTCGGCGTCGGCCTGGCCATTCTCCTTGAACGCGCCGACCGTCAAGGGCAGGGGGTCCAGCTGCTGTTGCGGCGTCTCCTCATTCTTTTTGCGTTCGGTCTCGTTCACGCCGTGTTCCTTTGGGAGGGCGACATTCTCATGCCCTACGCGGTTGCGGGGCTTGGTGCTCTCTTCGTCATTCGCCTATCCCCTCGACTCCTTCTCGCTCTGGCCCTTGTGCTTCCCGCCGTATATCCGCTCCTCCTGTGGCGCTGGCCGCACCTTTTTCCGCAAGGCGGGCCGAGCGCCAGCGCACATCATCGACAGGCACTCGCGGTCTACGCGCATGGCACCTATCTTGAGGTCGTCGCCTTCCGCGTGCCCAATGTCTTCGGCGTGCACGCGCAGTTTGTATTGCTTCGCGGGTTCGCCCAAATCCTTGGCAATTTCCTTCTCGGCATTTTCCTGTGGCGGAACGGGGTCTTGCGCCGCCTCGAAAGCTTGGGCACGTGGCACGTGGGCCTCGCGGTCGGTGGCATGGTCATCGGTGCGGGATACGCCATTTTCCGCGTGGTGCTGCAGCCCGCTCGCCCGCCGAGTTCCATGCCGATCGCGCTCGTGCGTCTCGGCTGGAACATGACGCTGCAGCTCTATGCTGCGGGATACGGCGCTGCGCTGCTCAGGGCCTTGCAGAGACCTCGTGCGCGCGCATGGCTCATTCGGACCTTTGCGCCCGTCGGCCGAATGGCCTTTTCCAATTACCTGGCCCAGTCCCTCCTCTTCACCACGGCGTTCTACGGTTACGGTGCGGGGCTCCTTGGACGAGTCGGCATCGTCGGTGCCGTGGTCCTGGGCATCGCGACCTATGTCGTGCAAGTCGCCGCCAGCTGCCTTTGGCTTCGCCGGTTTCAATATGGTCCATGCGAATGGCTGTGGCGGGCGCTGACGTATGGGTGGCGGCCGATGGTCACGGCAATCCGTGCACCCGGGAGAGCGTCGTGA
- a CDS encoding pyrroloquinoline quinone-dependent dehydrogenase — translation MRWRRLRALAFAGALPAVAGWSCRSSDDVGSRTGLADGLASAVPEDDWPAYGRDLGGARFSPLSQVNRHNVAQLEAAWTYQTGDVANGTTPPNTTTFQSTPIYVFGTLYLSTGFDRVIALDPDTGREKWSFNPQLDVNVHYVPSMTSRGVASWEDAAASNETACRRRIFVATLDARLIALDALSGLPCASFGQAGTLDLKQGISDVVPGQYGMTSPPTVVNGVVVVGSMVQDGIGTRVPEGVVRGFDARTGARRWSWDPIPRRRSDEGNDAWSPEDAQRARAANVWSIITADPERDLVFLPTSSPAPDYYGGLRKGPGPHANSVVALRASTGQFVWAFQVVHHDIWDYDIAAAPALLDVPRDGRKVAAVAVGTKNGHLFVLDRDLGKPVFPVEERLVPPSDVPGEEASRTQPFPVATPNLTGETRVTPADAFGLTPVDLAACQATIATSRAEGMFTPPSIQGTLMFPGPLGGVNWGGLATDAQNGLLITSVNRFPYVVRLIPRDKPYVRLPGEEIAEQAGTPYRLGRRALLGPVFPLPCTKPPWGKLVAIDVRTGAIRWDVPIGRIPGTELIPGSDHWGSMLLGGPIVTAGGLVFIAGTMDNVLRAVDSASGQELWHAALPTGGQATPMTYRSPKGRQFVVIAAGGSVFLASKPGDTLTAFALPEP, via the coding sequence ATGAGATGGCGCCGTTTGCGTGCGCTTGCATTTGCAGGTGCGCTTCCTGCAGTGGCGGGATGGAGTTGCCGCAGCTCCGACGACGTCGGGAGTCGTACTGGACTCGCCGATGGCCTCGCGAGCGCGGTTCCAGAAGACGACTGGCCCGCCTACGGGCGCGACCTGGGTGGCGCGCGGTTCTCGCCGCTCTCGCAAGTCAATCGCCATAACGTTGCACAATTGGAAGCGGCGTGGACGTATCAGACGGGGGATGTCGCCAATGGCACGACCCCGCCGAACACCACGACGTTCCAATCGACACCGATTTATGTATTCGGCACCCTCTACCTGAGTACGGGTTTCGATCGCGTCATCGCCTTGGACCCGGACACAGGCAGAGAGAAATGGTCGTTCAACCCTCAGCTGGACGTCAACGTACATTATGTCCCAAGCATGACGTCCCGTGGTGTCGCATCGTGGGAGGATGCAGCAGCCTCCAACGAGACCGCGTGCCGCCGCCGCATCTTCGTCGCAACGCTCGATGCACGGTTGATCGCTCTGGATGCGTTGAGCGGCCTCCCATGCGCGAGCTTTGGCCAGGCCGGCACCCTTGACCTGAAGCAAGGAATCTCGGACGTTGTGCCGGGACAATACGGCATGACGTCCCCGCCGACGGTCGTGAACGGCGTCGTGGTGGTGGGGTCGATGGTCCAAGACGGCATCGGAACCCGCGTCCCCGAGGGGGTCGTTCGCGGCTTCGACGCACGCACTGGTGCACGGAGGTGGAGCTGGGATCCCATTCCTCGGCGGCGTTCGGACGAGGGGAACGATGCATGGTCGCCGGAGGATGCCCAACGCGCGCGCGCCGCCAACGTGTGGAGCATCATTACCGCCGACCCCGAGCGCGATCTGGTGTTTCTGCCAACAAGCTCGCCCGCGCCGGATTATTATGGCGGCCTTCGCAAAGGCCCCGGGCCGCACGCGAACTCCGTCGTCGCGCTGCGAGCTTCGACGGGCCAATTCGTGTGGGCGTTTCAAGTGGTCCACCACGATATCTGGGATTACGACATCGCCGCGGCGCCTGCACTCCTCGACGTCCCTCGCGACGGCCGAAAGGTTGCTGCCGTAGCCGTGGGAACCAAGAATGGGCACCTCTTCGTCCTGGACCGGGACTTGGGAAAGCCAGTGTTTCCTGTCGAGGAACGCCTGGTGCCGCCGAGCGACGTTCCAGGGGAGGAGGCAAGCCGAACGCAGCCCTTCCCTGTGGCGACGCCAAATCTTACCGGCGAGACGCGGGTCACCCCTGCGGATGCATTTGGCCTGACCCCGGTCGACTTGGCGGCCTGCCAGGCGACGATCGCCACCTCGCGCGCCGAGGGGATGTTCACGCCGCCGAGCATTCAAGGGACGCTGATGTTTCCCGGTCCCCTTGGTGGGGTGAACTGGGGAGGCCTAGCAACCGATGCGCAGAATGGGCTCCTGATCACCAGCGTGAACCGGTTTCCGTACGTGGTACGGCTCATTCCGCGCGACAAGCCCTACGTGCGACTGCCGGGTGAAGAGATCGCGGAGCAAGCGGGCACGCCGTATCGCCTTGGACGCCGCGCACTGCTTGGCCCCGTGTTCCCACTGCCATGCACCAAGCCACCGTGGGGCAAACTGGTGGCCATTGATGTCAGGACGGGCGCGATCCGGTGGGACGTGCCGATTGGACGCATCCCTGGGACGGAGCTCATTCCCGGATCGGATCATTGGGGGTCCATGCTCCTCGGAGGGCCGATCGTGACCGCTGGCGGGTTGGTGTTCATCGCGGGCACCATGGACAACGTGCTTCGCGCCGTCGACAGCGCGAGTGGGCAGGAGCTCTGGCACGCGGCACTTCCCACCGGAGGACAAGCGACCCCGATGACGTATCGATCGCCCAAAGGGAGGCAGTTTGTCGTGATTGCTGCGGGTGGAAGCGTCTTTCTCGCCAGCAAGCCCGGCGACACCCTGACGGCGTTTGCTCTGCCCGAACCATGA
- a CDS encoding AraC family transcriptional regulator, with the protein MDIASAGRRVGLDLGLRRPVPEEQIDRWLAYMAPSLPSEFGLLLGAKVRAESLGLVGLAARFSRSLGAALAVLAGHTMLEDEIQVLPDQQDTLLLIRSRGDVPYARKKADCVAASILAIANQITGERLVPKSVAFAFPPPETVRYHRQYKDTFGCPIQFDRGDTCLVLASRDLRRSIPGSSRKLATMFHRHAAESRLAMSGVYDLRWRARAILRAHLFEECPTIPELALLMGVSERLLRRRLDDTSPRFLAIVDEVRKERAVLLLRRWPKYTNAELASMVGLDEARFSALFRRWTGMTPGQARQEASR; encoded by the coding sequence ATGGACATCGCCTCGGCCGGCCGTCGCGTCGGCCTCGATCTCGGGTTGCGACGTCCTGTGCCGGAGGAGCAAATCGATCGGTGGCTCGCTTACATGGCCCCTTCGCTGCCGTCGGAGTTTGGCCTGCTCTTGGGCGCGAAGGTGCGGGCCGAATCCCTTGGGCTCGTCGGCCTCGCGGCGAGATTCTCCAGGAGTCTGGGGGCCGCGCTGGCGGTGCTTGCGGGGCATACCATGCTGGAAGACGAGATTCAAGTGCTCCCCGACCAGCAGGACACCCTGCTTCTTATTCGAAGCCGCGGCGACGTCCCATACGCGCGCAAGAAGGCCGACTGCGTCGCCGCGTCCATCCTAGCGATTGCGAACCAAATCACGGGTGAGCGGCTCGTGCCCAAAAGCGTCGCATTTGCGTTTCCCCCGCCGGAAACGGTCCGGTACCACCGGCAGTATAAGGATACATTCGGTTGTCCGATCCAGTTTGACCGCGGGGACACGTGCCTCGTCCTTGCGAGTCGGGACCTGAGAAGGTCGATTCCGGGTTCCAGCCGAAAGCTCGCCACGATGTTTCATCGCCACGCCGCAGAATCGCGCCTCGCGATGTCCGGAGTTTACGATCTCAGGTGGCGGGCGCGCGCCATTCTGCGCGCCCACCTCTTCGAGGAATGCCCGACAATTCCGGAACTTGCACTTCTGATGGGCGTGTCGGAAAGGCTATTGCGTAGGCGTCTGGACGATACGTCGCCGCGCTTTCTGGCAATCGTCGACGAGGTCCGAAAGGAGCGCGCGGTGCTCCTGCTGCGCCGCTGGCCGAAGTACACGAACGCGGAGCTCGCGAGCATGGTCGGGCTGGACGAGGCTAGATTCTCCGCACTGTTTCGGCGGTGGACAGGCATGACGCCAGGCCAAGCGCGGCAAGAGGCTTCACGATGA
- a CDS encoding LuxR C-terminal-related transcriptional regulator: MIRRGRPRAAESALTRREREVLDCLPCGTTNREIAGLLGVSTKTVANTLQQVYRKLGVPTRTGASVVAILVAILVQRVQVPPIVFEEALTSREKDILKEAAGDHTNKQIAASLDMPVKTVKATLQRVYRKLVVSTRTRACVVAILHGLIEPPEHLSAQAREIVRQGPNDL, encoded by the coding sequence ATGATTCGGCGCGGACGTCCGCGCGCAGCCGAGAGTGCGCTTACCCGACGTGAAAGGGAGGTTCTGGATTGCCTCCCGTGCGGCACAACAAACCGGGAAATCGCGGGGCTTCTCGGCGTGTCGACGAAAACGGTCGCGAATACCCTTCAACAAGTCTATCGAAAGCTCGGCGTTCCGACGCGAACCGGGGCCAGCGTCGTCGCGATTCTCGTGGCGATTCTCGTACAGAGAGTTCAGGTGCCCCCAATCGTATTTGAGGAAGCTCTCACTTCACGTGAGAAGGACATCCTCAAGGAGGCCGCGGGCGACCATACGAATAAGCAAATTGCGGCGTCGCTCGACATGCCCGTTAAGACGGTCAAAGCAACCCTTCAGCGGGTCTATCGAAAGCTCGTCGTGTCGACACGAACGCGGGCTTGCGTCGTCGCCATTCTCCACGGGTTGATTGAACCTCCCGAGCACCTTTCAGCTCAAGCACGCGAAATCGTTCGACAGGGACCAAACGACCTATAG